One region of Fragaria vesca subsp. vesca linkage group LG4, FraVesHawaii_1.0, whole genome shotgun sequence genomic DNA includes:
- the LOC101315144 gene encoding uncharacterized protein At1g26090, chloroplastic-like, whose protein sequence is MALLTFCPVLSSSSVLSRTTPNLVHATRTQTRTRSGTKAVTLAASSEDSDKSTKLVTFLGKGGSGKTTSAVFAAQHYAMAGFSTCLVIHTQDPTAEFLLSCKIGTSPVLCSENLSALRFETTRMLLGPLKQLKQADARLNMTQGVLEGIFGEELGVLPGMDPIFSALALESLVGFFGNVAQRNHNKDKFDIIVYDGMSSEEMLRMISAAGKARLYLKYLRNVADKTDFGRMAGPSLLRLVDEAMSLTNSTNLFNGNRSADIWNSVEKMLERGSSAFSEPQKFGCFLVLDPNNPASISSALRYWGCTIQAGGQISGAFATASPNLNTESEEELKNKFSPLPFAFIPHISRSSLPLDWVAITQNTVGESARNLLSTTASGSSSLMSSVTFDAARKSVILFMPGFDKSEIKLYQYRGGSELLVEAGDQRRVIYLPPKIQGKVGGAKFIDRSLVITMR, encoded by the exons ATGGCGCTGCTTACCTTCTGCCCAGTCCTCTCTTCTTCCTCTGTCCTAAGCCGCACAACACCCAACCTAGTCCACGCGACAAGAACACAAACCAGAACACGATCAGGAACCAAAGCTGTGACCTTGGCTGCTTCGTCCGAGGATTCTGACAAGTCAACAAAGCTGGTCACTTTCTTGGGGAAAGGTGGGTCCGGGAAGACCACCTCTGCCGTTTTCGCTGCCCAG CATTATGCAATGGCTGGGTTTAGCACATGTTTGGTGATACATACACAAGATCCCACTGCTGAGTTTCTTTTAAGCTGCAAAATTGGAACCTCTCCTGTTCTGTGCAGTGAAAACCTTTCGGCTCTTAGGTTTGAAACCACCAGA ATGCTTCTAGGACCTCTGAAGCAGCTAAAGCAAGCAGATGCTCGACTTAATATGACACAAGGAGTTCTTGAAGGG ATTTTTGGAGAAGAGCTTGGCGTGCTTCCTGGGATGGATCCTATTTTTTCCGCATTAGCACTGGAGAGTCTTGTGGGATTCTTTGGGAATGTGGCTCAGAGAAATCACAATAAAGATAAATTTGACATAATTGTGTACGATGGTATGAGCTCTGAGGAAATGCTAAGGATGATAAGTGCAGCTGGTAAAGCAAG GTTGTACTTGAAATATCTACGGAACGTGGCTGACAAAACAGATTTTGGGAGGATGGCTGGTCCTTCACTTCTTAGACTTGTGGATGAAGCCATGAGTCTAACCAACAGTACAAATCTTTTCAATGGGAATAGGAGTGCAGACATATGGAATAGTGTTGAAAAAATGTTGGAG AGAGGGTCGTCTGCTTTCTCAGAACCTCAGAAATTTGGCTGCTTCCTAGTTTTGGACCCAAACAATCCAGCATCTATTAGTTCAGCATTACGATATTGGGGTTGTACAATCCAAGCTGGTGGACAGATTTCTGGAGCATTTGCTACCGCATCACCAAATTTGAATACAGAATCAGAGGAAGAACTCAAGAATAAATTTTCACCCTTGCCTTTTGCTTTCATTCCACATATCTCTCGAAGTTCCCTGCCTCTGGACTGGGTTGCAATCACGCAAAACACTGTCGGTGAAAGCGCACGAAATCTTCTTTCTACAACAGCAAGTGGCAGCAGTAGTCTAATGTCCTCAGTAACGTTTGATGCAGCCAGAAAGTCAGTAATCCTTTTCATGCCAGGTTTTGACAAGTCAGAGATCAAGCTATATCAG TATAGGGGAGGATCCGAGTTATTAGTAGAAGCCGGGGATCAAAGACGTGTAATTTATCTGCCTCCTAAAATTCAAGGGAAGGTTGGTGGTGCCAAGTTCATAGACAGAAGTCTTGTAATCACAATGAGATAG